From Mytilus edulis chromosome 8, xbMytEdul2.2, whole genome shotgun sequence, one genomic window encodes:
- the LOC139486483 gene encoding uncharacterized protein isoform X1, with protein sequence MTRLFLILVVVCVVVQTVNSNKTAGMGKRKKARRIWFPVFVAFEGNGKSVYDAWRSQSECNPLPTSFGTVGSQRHLRNSVVDDWNNTNIRMVKVEFFKNNQVVAWMTFNGSNTDKMNWFSKSNLAQSGFNDLGSRSTFNYFSIAGDHQRKFYVNQNYGGCAKDQGWMYVLDQDRRCPYERIGLIPMFLYTKNFTDRNWTRNMAEPADMMVISVLAEL encoded by the exons ATGACCAGACTGTTCCTAATCTTAGTTGTTGTATGCGTAGTGGTGCAAACTGTCAACTCAAACAAAA CTGCAGGAATGGGAAAACGCAAGAAAGCTAGACGAA TTTGGTTTCCTGTATTCGTTGCGTTTGAAGGAAATGGTAAGTCTGTGTATGACGCATGGCGAAGTCAGTCAGAATGCAACCCTCTTCCCACGTCTTTTGGAACAGTCGGTTCTCAGCGTCATCTCAGAAATAGTGTTGTGGATGACTGGAATAATACAAATATACGAATG GTGAAggttgaatttttcaaaaacaacCAAGTTGTTGCATGGATGACTTTTAATGGTAGTAATACAGATAAGATGAACTGGTTTAGCAAATCAAACCTTGCGCAGAGTGGTTTTAATGATTTAGGATCACGCAGTACATTTAACTACTTTTCGATTGCTGG AGATCATCAACGAAAATTCTATGTAAATCAGAACTACGGAGGATGTGCTAAAGATCAAGGGTGGATGTATGTCCTTGATCAAGATAGACGCTGTCCATATGAACGCATTGGCTTGATTCCGATGTTCCTTTATACAAAGAACTTCACAGATAGAAACTGGACCCGTA ACATGGCAGAGCCAGCGGATATGATGGTTATTTCTGTCCTAGCAGAATTATAG
- the LOC139486483 gene encoding uncharacterized protein isoform X3: MTRLFLILVVVCVVVQTVNSNKTAGMGKRKKARRIWFPVFVAFEGNGKSVYDAWRSQSECNPLPTSFATVGSQRHLRNSVVDDWNNANIRMVKVEFFKNNQVVSWMTFNGRNTDNMNWFSKSNLAQSSFNDLGSHSTFNYFSIAGDHQRKFYVNQNYGGCAKDQGWMYVLDQDRRCPYERIGLIPMFLYTKNFTDRNWTRNMAEPADMMVISVLAEL, encoded by the exons ATGACCAGACTGTTCCTAATCTTAGTTGTTGTATGCGTAGTGGTGCAAACTGTCAACTCAAACAAAA CTGCAGGAATGGGAAAACGCAAGAAAGCTAGACGAA TTTGGTTTCCTGTATTCGTTGCGTTCGAAGGAAATGGTAAGTCTGTGTATGACGCATGGCGAAGTCAGTCAGAATGCAACCCTCTTCCCACGTCTTTTGCAACAGTCGGTTCTCAACGTCATCTCAGAAATAGTGTTGTGGATGACTGGAATAATGCAAATATACGAATG GTGAAggttgaatttttcaaaaacaacCAAGTTGTTTCATGGATGACTTTTAATGGTAGGAATACAGATAATATGAACTGGTTTAGCAAATCAAACCTTGCGCAGAGTAGTTTTAATGATTTAGGATCACACAGTACATTTAACTACTTTTCGATTGCTGG AGATCATCAACGAAAATTCTATGTAAATCAGAACTACGGAGGATGTGCTAAAGATCAAGGGTGGATGTATGTCCTTGATCAAGATAGACGCTGTCCATATGAACGCATTGGCTTGATTCCGATGTTCCTTTATACAAAGAACTTCACAGATAGAAACTGGACCCGTA ACATGGCAGAGCCAGCGGATATGATGGTTATTTCTGTCCTAGCAGAATTATAG
- the LOC139486483 gene encoding uncharacterized protein isoform X2: MTRLFLIIVVVCVVVQTVSSNKTNGMGKRKKARRIWFPVFVAFEGNGKSVYDAWRSQSECNPLPTSFGTVGSQRHLRNSVVDDWNNTNIRMVKVEFFKNNQVVAWMTFNGSNTDKMNWFSKSNLAQSGFNDLGSRSTFNYFSIAGDHQRKFYVNQNYGGCAKDQGWMYVLDQDRRCPYERIGLIPMFLYTKNFTDRNWTRNMAEPADMMVISVLAEL; the protein is encoded by the exons ATGACCAGACTGTTCCTAATCATAGTTGTTGTATGCGTAGTGGTGCAAACTGTCAGCTCAAACAAAA CTAATGGAATGGGAAAACGCAAGAAAGCTAGACGAA TTTGGTTTCCTGTATTCGTTGCGTTTGAAGGAAATGGTAAGTCTGTGTATGACGCATGGCGAAGTCAGTCAGAATGCAACCCTCTTCCCACGTCTTTTGGAACAGTCGGTTCTCAGCGTCATCTCAGAAATAGTGTTGTGGATGACTGGAATAATACAAATATACGAATG GTGAAggttgaatttttcaaaaacaacCAAGTTGTTGCATGGATGACTTTTAATGGTAGTAATACAGATAAGATGAACTGGTTTAGCAAATCAAACCTTGCGCAGAGTGGTTTTAATGATTTAGGATCACGCAGTACATTTAACTACTTTTCGATTGCTGG AGATCATCAACGAAAATTCTATGTAAATCAGAACTACGGAGGATGTGCTAAAGATCAAGGGTGGATGTATGTCCTTGATCAAGATAGACGCTGTCCATATGAACGCATTGGCTTGATTCCGATGTTCCTTTATACAAAGAACTTCACAGATAGAAACTGGACCCGTA ACATGGCAGAGCCAGCGGATATGATGGTTATTTCTGTCCTAGCAGAATTATAG
- the LOC139486483 gene encoding uncharacterized protein isoform X4: MTRLFLIIVVVCVVVQTVSSNKIWFPVFVAFEGNGKSVYDAWRSQSECNPLPTSFGTVGSQRHLRNSVVDDWNNTNIRMVKVEFFKNNQVVAWMTFNGSNTDKMNWFSKSNLAQSGFNDLGSRSTFNYFSIAGDHQRKFYVNQNYGGCAKDQGWMYVLDQDRRCPYERIGLIPMFLYTKNFTDRNWTRNMAEPADMMVISVLAEL, from the exons ATGACCAGACTGTTCCTAATCATAGTTGTTGTATGCGTAGTGGTGCAAACTGTCAGCTCAAACAAAA TTTGGTTTCCTGTATTCGTTGCGTTTGAAGGAAATGGTAAGTCTGTGTATGACGCATGGCGAAGTCAGTCAGAATGCAACCCTCTTCCCACGTCTTTTGGAACAGTCGGTTCTCAGCGTCATCTCAGAAATAGTGTTGTGGATGACTGGAATAATACAAATATACGAATG GTGAAggttgaatttttcaaaaacaacCAAGTTGTTGCATGGATGACTTTTAATGGTAGTAATACAGATAAGATGAACTGGTTTAGCAAATCAAACCTTGCGCAGAGTGGTTTTAATGATTTAGGATCACGCAGTACATTTAACTACTTTTCGATTGCTGG AGATCATCAACGAAAATTCTATGTAAATCAGAACTACGGAGGATGTGCTAAAGATCAAGGGTGGATGTATGTCCTTGATCAAGATAGACGCTGTCCATATGAACGCATTGGCTTGATTCCGATGTTCCTTTATACAAAGAACTTCACAGATAGAAACTGGACCCGTA ACATGGCAGAGCCAGCGGATATGATGGTTATTTCTGTCCTAGCAGAATTATAG